Proteins co-encoded in one Acipenser ruthenus chromosome 3, fAciRut3.2 maternal haplotype, whole genome shotgun sequence genomic window:
- the csrnp1b gene encoding cysteine/serine-rich nuclear protein 1b, which produces MSGVLKRKLDEDPCYSSSSPSSSSGWESDGESSSPETLDSRPSNPSSLPAHFTTTSILKRAKRIRRNTVQFDQVTVFFFPRCQGFTSVASRGGCTLGMGRQHSACRRYTLSEFAQEQQHLRREKLKDRLREEKLEVLKQELAKNGTAESKEAAQLTLDDVSEDDIDISGVDFEGGFFLHPYPSKRRHALLKAAGVKKIDKEEKRELHAIRLSREDCGCDCQGFCEPETCSCSLAGIKCQMDHSSFPCGCTKDGCGNTQGRIEFNSSRVQTHYIHTIMKLELEKRLEESTDTGEQCGRRQWLEESTDTGEQCGRQQQQNPFGFQSEEELQAIPASPSFHFSAKLDPIGENSCSSDMTDSSSSSSQSEYSSGLCAGSSSPQSDKPQSDVDHNGLARILSFNDSDNEDCSSSCSGDSCDRQRQVNIGCFNTLDFFNDNIVEGPQHNTNGGDSSSGHVCGHMSSISECLDENANQDTMMFHSSGSSQAFPSTPSPSIDHSSPSYMDLSLSSDSDFEFFHGFPDYSPGPLYNSLKEYENLDSFLQFQLPSYPSFPQNGDPGTCFLESLIGVSESVPEPPAAFTDNQLLEEAIKSSIMESVKV; this is translated from the exons ATGAGCGGGGTACTCAAGAGAAAGCTGGACGAGGACCCTTGCTACTCTTCCTCAtccccctcttcctcctcagGATGGGAGTCGGACGGGGAGAGCTCCTCCCCCGAGACCCTGGACTCCAGACCCAGCAATCCCAGCTCCTTGCCAGCTCATTTCACCA CTACGTCAATCTTGAAGAGAGCCAAGCGGATTCGGAGAAACACCGTGCAATTCGATCAGGTCACCGTGTTCTTCTTCCCGCGCTGTCAGGGCTTCACCAGCGTGGCCAGCAGGGGGGGCTGCACCCTGGGCATGGGCAGGCAGCACAGCGCCTGCAGGCGGTACACACTGTCTGAGTTTGCTCAGGAGCAGCAGCACCTCCGCAGGGAGAAGCTCAAGGATCGTCTCCGGGAGGAGAAACTGGAAGTCCTCAAGCAAGAG ctaGCTAAAAATGGTACTGCGGAGTCCAAAGAGGCCGCCCAGCTGACGTTGGATGACGTATCTGAAGATGACATTGACATTAGCGGAGTGGACTTCGAGGGTGGCTTCTTCCTCCATCCCTATCCATCCAAGAGACGGCATGCGCTGCTGAAGGCCGCTGGTGTCAAGAAGATCGACAAGGAGGAGAAGCGCGAGCTGCACGCCATCCGGCTCTCCCGGGAGGACTGCGGCTGCGACTGCCAGGGCTTCTGCGAGCCCGAGACCTGCAGCTGCAGCCTGGCTGGGATCAAGTGCCAG ATGGATCATTCTTCGTTTCCCTGTGGCTGCACAAAGGACGGCTGTGGGAACACGCAGGGCCGGATCGAGTTCAACTCGAGCCGCGTTCAGACACACTACATCCACACCATCATGAAGCTGGAGCTGGAGAAGAGGCTGGAGGAGAGCACAGACACCGGGGAGCAGTGTGGGAGGAGGCAGTGGCTGGAGGAGAGCACGGACACCGGGGAGCAGTGtgggaggcagcagcagcagaacccCTTTGGTTTCCAGTCGGAGGAGGAGCTCCAGGCCATTCCCGCCAGCCCCAGCTTTCACTTCAGCGCCAAGCTGGACCCCATCGGAGAGAACAGCTGCAGCAGCGACATGACAGACTCCTCCAGCTCCTCGAGCCAGAGCGAGTACTCCTCTGGGCTGTGTGCTGGCAGCAGCAGCCCTCAGTCTGACAAGCCGCAGTCTGATGTGGATCACAATGGGCTGGCCAGGATTCTCAGCTTTAATGACTCGGACAATGAGGACTGCAGTAGCAGCTGCAGTGGTGACAGCTGCGACCGGCAGCGACAGGTCAACATTGGCTGCTTCAACACCTTGGACTTCTTTAACGATAATATTGTCGAGGGCCCCCAACACAACACGAATGGAGGGGACAGCAGTAGCGGGCATGTGTGCGGCCACATGTCCAGCATTTCAGAGTGCTTGGATGAAAATGCCAACCAAGACACTATGATGTTCCACAGCAGTGGCTCAAGCCAGGCATTCCCCAGCACCCCGTCCCCTTCGATTGATCACTCATCTCCAAGCTACATGGACCTGAGCCTCTCGTCTGACTCGGATTTCGAGTTCTTCCATGGATTTCCGGACTATAGCCCTGGTCCTCTTTATAACTCCTTGAAAGAATATGAGAATCTGGACAGCTTtcttcagttccagctccccAGTTATCCCAGCTTCCCCCAAAACGGGGACCCCGGCACGTGCTTTTTGGAGTCCCTAATTGGCGTGTCGGAATCCGTCCCAGAACCCCCCGCTGCTTTTACAGACAATCAGCTCCTTGAAGAAGCCATCAAGTCGTCAATAATGGAATCTGTGAAggtgtaa